In Bacillus anthracis str. Vollum, a genomic segment contains:
- a CDS encoding phosphatase PAP2 family protein, whose translation MFNFDVSFLKWMNNIENVTLSSYLKFVSNMASETLYLIIISMIYWCVSKRKAFHMINIICISGYISVMTKGFLKIPRPFTYDGIQALYEESASGYSFPSTHVQLTTTFWSSLMVLFKKKIIYLIGTVFIVLIAISRLYLRVHWFSDVIGSIIIGVVIICLYVKFIMKISDIKIPFLQWGIVIFSLIAYYFTDQVENYKVLGIATGTTIGMILERKFVNFNEKNVFIVQLCKITTGLFFVMAIQVILKKSIPELIFVRYAMTGFAITFICPYVFRIFHVHR comes from the coding sequence ATGTTTAATTTTGATGTATCATTCCTAAAATGGATGAATAATATAGAAAATGTTACACTTTCATCATATTTGAAATTTGTTTCAAATATGGCAAGTGAAACGTTATATTTAATTATCATTTCAATGATATACTGGTGTGTATCTAAAAGAAAAGCATTTCATATGATAAATATAATTTGTATATCTGGATATATTAGTGTAATGACGAAAGGTTTTTTAAAAATACCAAGGCCATTTACTTACGATGGGATACAGGCCCTATATGAAGAGTCTGCTTCAGGTTATTCTTTCCCGAGCACACATGTACAGTTAACGACAACATTTTGGAGCTCTTTAATGGTTTTATTTAAAAAGAAAATAATTTATTTGATTGGAACTGTATTTATTGTACTTATCGCTATATCAAGGCTATATTTACGTGTACATTGGTTTAGTGATGTGATTGGATCTATTATAATTGGTGTTGTAATTATCTGTTTATATGTGAAATTTATAATGAAAATAAGTGATATAAAAATACCGTTTTTGCAGTGGGGGATAGTAATATTCTCTCTTATTGCATATTATTTCACGGATCAAGTAGAAAATTATAAAGTACTAGGTATCGCCACAGGGACTACGATAGGTATGATACTAGAAAGAAAGTTTGTTAATTTTAATGAAAAGAATGTATTTATAGTGCAACTTTGTAAAATAACAACAGGACTTTTTTTTGTGATGGCTATACAAGTCATACTAAAAAAATCCATCCCTGAGCTGATTTTTGTCCGTTATGCAATGACAGGATTTGCAATTACTTTTATATGTCCATATGTATTCCGTATTTTTCATGTTCATAGATAG